TCTGTATTAGGCAAGGAGTGGATGTTGCTGTACTTTATGATCcttattctcttttttaaagagcGCACCACATTGTATTGAGAGCTTCAAAATATTCCTTAAAATGCACCTGAATTACAAACAGCTGAGAAACAATTTGCAATACTAGGGTataattttttgaaaatcttggaacTATTCATATCTGATACATAAAGCAATGGCACTTGAACTGCAGGAAGGAATGTACCTTatcacagtgattctcaaactagggctgccacttgttcagggaaagcccctggcgggccaggccggtttgtttacctactgcGTACaaaggttcggccaatcgcagattctggccatggttcgccgctccaggccaatgggggcttcaggaagggcggccagcacgtcccttggcctgtgccGCTCCCCGctgtccccattggcctggagcagagaaccgcggccagtgggaggtgcaatcagccaaacctgcggacgcagcaggtaaacaaaccggcctggccggccaggggctttccctgaataagcggcggccctagtttgagaaccactgccctatcaTAGTACAGTATGTTGATTTTAAATGTAATGGTCAGAATGAAGCGGCACTGTTAGTACTTTGAAACAAATGTACAGTTAGTTTCAGCCATCAAAGCAACTGCACCAACAGATAACAGATGTGTTGTCCTCACTTAAACAGCTGCACAGACAAGCTGTAAAAGAATTACAGATTCTTTAATGGAATATTAATAGGTTCTTTAATTCTCAGACATCTGTTTCAGTACAATTCTGGTGAAATAAATGTTAATGATCAGGTAAATCCTAATCATTCAGACCACAATAGACGTGCACAATGAACCAGAATGAGGTGAGAATACCTTTGACCTTTTGGTTTCTTTGGTGAAGACTAATTTATCTTTTCTGTTAGAGCTGAAAGTCTATACTAAGGATTCTATGCCCTCTAATTTTAGTTTGTTTCTAATTTTTATCAGAAGACAGAGAGAGGCACCTGCATTTGCCACGTGAAAACAGTGATTCAACAGAACCCTCGGAATATGGCATTCAGAATCCAGAACCCATGAGGGAAGAAACCCTTAACATCAAACCCCAGCCTGAGAGAGACTTAAGAGGCACCAGGCAAAAGTCTATACAAGAAAGGCGGGAAGTGGTTTCGCTACTTTCTACATCCTGCTGCAGCATCGGCTGCAGCGAAAGAGATATAAGTTCACTGTGCTAAAATGTATCAGATGCTGGACGGATTATATCCAATAGctttaatacattaaaataatcacAACATGTAGCTGTCTGAAACTAGACTATTACAATTGTGTTTCTTGAATACTAGCTTTATTTTCTGTATCACACCGAGAATTAAAGGTTAAATTTTAAAGAGTATAATGCAAAGCAGCTTTGAAATGCCTTTTTGTGATGATTGCTCAGCTCTTTGTACAAGGCATTTAACATACTTTAAATAGTTAAATTTCAAACCACATGGGCTAATATTTTCCCCTGTCCAATTATTGTACTAGTTTCAGTTTTTGTGGCTAAATTTTAATAAAGTGTGCAATGTACCATGTATGTTTCTCATTGTGCTTTCTCACTTATGAACACCCCCCAGCAGGATTACAAAGGTGGGGGTATACATAGCTAATAGCATCACTCGGAGATCaaaatcttagccctggtctacactaggagttgatgtcgaatttagcagcgttaaatcaatttaaccctgcgcccgtccacacgacgaagcccattttttcaacttaaaggactcttaaaatcaatttccttactccacccccgacaaggggattagcgctgaaatcggctttgccgggtcaaatttggggtactgtggatgcaattagatggtattggcctccgggagctatcccagagtgcttcattgtgaccgctctggacaacactctcaactcagatgcactggccaggtagacaggaaaaagcccgcaaacttttgaatttcaatttcctgtttggccagcgtggcaagctgcagatgagtgcagagctcatcagcagaggtgaccatgatggagtcccagaatcgcaaaagagctccggcatggactgaacgggaggtacgggatctgatcactgtatggggagaggaaaccgtgctatcagaactccgttccagttttcgaaatgccaaaacatttgtcaaaatctcccagggcatgaaggacagaggccataacagggacccaaagcagtgccgcgtgaaacttagggagctgaggcaagcctaccagaaaaccagagaggcaaacagctgctctgggtcagagccccaaacatgccacttctatgatgagctgcatgccattttagggggttcagccaccactaccccagctgtgttgcttgactccttcaatggagatgcaggcaacacagaagcaggttttggggataaggaagatgatgatgatgatgaagttgtagatagctcacagcaagcaagtggagaaaccggttttcccaacagacaggaactgtttctcaccctggacctggaaccgttctttatctctctgtgttatcctcaggagattgatatcattcatggtcacctggttgaaatagggtgcttttcttaaggggacattcagaggtgccgttcctgctgggctgcttgcctgtggctgaacagaaatgttccctgctgttagctggggggaggggctagccacatggtggggggaggcaaaatgcgaccttgaaacgaaagcacatgtgctatgtatgtaatgttaacggcaaggtttaccgtgaaagagtgtacccattgttctataaaatgtgtctttttaaaataccactgtccctttttttttctccaccagctgcatgtgtttcaagaatCACAGGAtcgtctccttcccagaggctagtgaagattagaaggcaaaaaaaatgcactcacaatgaaatgttctctgagctcacgctgtcctcccacactgacaaggcacagacgaatgcgtggaggcagacaatgtcagagtgcaggaaagcacaaaatgaccaggaggagagatagtgggctgaagagagtaagtggcaggctgaagagagggctgaagctgaaaggtggcggcagcatgatgagaggaggtaggattcaatgctgaggctgctggaggatcaaactaatatgctccagcatatggttgagctgcaggaaaggcagctggagcacagaccgccgctacagcccctgtgtaaccaactgccctcctccccaagttccatagcctcctcacccagatgtccaagaacgcggtgggggggcctccggccacacagccactctaccccagaggattgcccaagcaacagaaggctggcattcaataagtattaaagttttaaacttttaaagtgctgtgtggccttgtccttccctcctcgaCCACCCCTCCctgtgcttctctcctccaccgcCCCTCCCAGGCTAcgttggcagttatccccctatttgtgtgatgaattaataaagaatgcacgaatgtgaagcaacaatgactttattgcctctgcaagcggtgattgaagggaggaggagagggttgttagcttacagggaagtagagtgaaccaaggggtggggggtatcatcaaggagaaacaaacagaactttcacattgtagcctgaccagtcatgaaactggttttcaaagcttctctgacgtgcactgcgccctcctgtgctcttctaactgccctggtgtctggctgcgcgtaaccagcggccaggcaatttgcctcaacctcccaccctgccataaacgtctcccccttactctcacagatattgtggagcgcacagcaagcagtaataacagtgggaatattggtttcggtgaggtctaaccgagtcagtaaactgcgccagcgcacttttaaacatccaaatgcacattgtgacgaagttcctgctctaccttggcgggtcttgcgcttattggcggatttgctcaccttggagcttcacggcagccctcagcttggccgtttttctgaacccacagtccaggtcgactcctcctgtgtctgaccaggagttgggaggatttgggggaaacccaggcctgccctctactccggttTCCAGCCcagcctgtggaatgcagctgtctagagtgcctcctggaacagctgtgcgacagctacaactccctgggctacttccccatggcctcctcccaacaccttctttatcctcaccataggaccttcctcctgttgtctgataatgcttgtacacctcagtcctccaacagtccgcgttctcactctcagctcctcgtgcctcgtgctcccagctcctcacacacacaccacaaactgaagtgagctcctgtttaaaaccaaggtgccccgattagccttccttaattgattctagcagcttcttgattggctgcaggtgttctaatcagcctgtcttaattgtctccagaaggttcctgattgttctggaaccttccctgttcccttacccagggaaaagggacctattgagcctggggctaatatatctgccttctattactctcctatagccatctggcctgaccctgtcacaacattctaccaccattctgcacttgctcagcctgtagttgaacagctcctgactactttCCAGGCTGCCTgggtacggcttcatgagccagggcattaaggggtaggctgggtccccaaagataactataggcatttcaacatccccaacagttattttctggtctgggaataaagtcccttcctgcagcttttgaaacagaccagagttcctgaagatgcgagcgtcatgtacctttcccggccatcccacgttgatgttggtgaaatgtcccttgtgatccaccagtgcttgcagcactattgaaaagtaccccttgcggtttatgtactcaccgggttgatgctccggtgccaagatagggatatgggttccgtctatggccccaccacagttagggaatcccattgcagcaaagccatccattatgacctgcaaatttcccagggtcactacccttgatatcagcagatctttgattgcattggctacttgcatcacagcagcccccacggtagatttgctcactccaaattgattcccgactgactggtag
The nucleotide sequence above comes from Chelonia mydas isolate rCheMyd1 chromosome 8, rCheMyd1.pri.v2, whole genome shotgun sequence. Encoded proteins:
- the INSL5 gene encoding insulin-like peptide INSL5 isoform X1 gives rise to the protein MKGAILGLVLISLLIAVSDVKGEGNYMKLCGRDFIRAVVFTCGGSRWRRHLTDDPQDLFEDRERHLHLPRENSDSTEPSEYGIQNPEPMREETLNIKPQPERDLRGTRQKSIQERREVVSLLSTSCCSIGCSERDISSLC
- the INSL5 gene encoding insulin-like peptide INSL5 isoform X2, with the translated sequence MKGAILGLVLISLLIAVSDVKGEGNYMKLCGRDFIRAVVFTCGGSRWRRHLTDDPQDLFDRERHLHLPRENSDSTEPSEYGIQNPEPMREETLNIKPQPERDLRGTRQKSIQERREVVSLLSTSCCSIGCSERDISSLC